TGGGTTGCCAACACACTCATTATTGGATTTGTAGGTCATGTGAtggtttcagatttttttgatatatggtTTTATCAGATCTTTAATAAAATTTATATAAAAGCTACTATGCATATGCAAATGCCGGGTTCTCAACCTCGTTttcgaaaaagaaaaaaagttTTTCCCACCACAAAAGAGATCTTCCCATTTTCTCTAAAATAAAAGAAATCTTCCCGTTTACTAACAGTCCAACCATCCTTGGCAGGTCGGACAAGCTATCCAACAAGGACAACGACAATCAGGCTAGTTCACTCACTGCCTTCGTCAGTCATGAACTAACCGTCAGACGGGATGATTCAAGTACAAGATGCCACACCGGGAGAGGCCTCAGCTGAAAGAGAGGGGGGCGAGGGAGCTACCGGCCAGACCCAGGAACGGTTAGCTTTACAGCCTGGATCAACAAATCCAATCTTGACATCTTGTACAACTCGAGACTTGACACCTTGTGCTACTCAACACCCCACCGCAAAACCTCACACCTGCTTTGCGTTGCGTTGGCTTCCTTCCAATCCTGGGACCTGGAGCTGGACGAGGGTCACGCGTCGCCAACCCTCCCTGGAAACGCCCCGCCGTGAGCTGTCCAGGCGTCCATGTTCCGTGCTTCCAAAGAACAGCGCACGAGATTTGGCTTGCAAGACAACTCACCAGTTGTGATCCTACTCCTGCCCAGCACATATTCCATTCACATGCGAGGAGAACAAGATAAGATACCCACCCCATAATGGCATCAGTTGGTAATTGGTGTTCATGGTTTCTGGACAGTTCAAATTGCTCGGTGAAAAAACATCGAGGCACGTGACAACAACTCAACCATGGGTTATGACAGTCAATTATCTCTTTGAATTACATAGCAAACCGTGGTGGGCTTCAACAACATACCAAAGAATCAAGGAATGCAACTACTAGAAAGCTATACTTGGTCAAACATGAGTTCCTCGCACACAAGTCAGCAACTTTGATCATATAAATTCAGCCGGACTTTACAAATTGCATCAACAAAATGTCAAAAAGTAGAAAGAAGGAAGATGAGTTCCCTCACGACGGTCCGCTGTATCCTGAACTGTAGCCACTGTGGCCAGTTCTCTTCACCATCCCCGTCTCGATTTCCTGGGTTTGTTGGCCCTCGCTGCTTGATGCAGATGCTACCTGACCGTACTCGCTGGTCGGTGCGCTGTATTGGCTGCTCGTGTAGTCGTTAGTTGTAAAGGCCATCTTCTTGAACTTCTTCATGTCTTCGTTGTACTGACCAGAGTCATAGTCAGAACTGCTGTAGGATCCGAAGAAGCGGCTATGGCCAGGCCGAACACCTTCATTAAGATCTTCCAAAGACACGTCACCTTCCAAGGCCCGGACAACCTGAGCACCATAACCAATATGAGACAACTAAACAACCAAGTGAATATACTCCAATAATAAGTGCAGGTGTTTTAGTTCAAAGTCGAGCTAATTAACTAAAACACCGACACTTATTATCGATCGGAAGGAGTAGCACATGATTCTCACTTGTCACCACGGTACTAACGGGTTAAAAGGATCTACAATGCCGAGATTTTAAATTGATTTTGACAGGTGAAAACACATTTATGTAACTTGCAGAGGTTTAAGGCCTACTGAACGTAAGGTTACCTGACTCATTCGTGGGCGACGGCGTGCAGAATGGCGTACACATGCAGCCGCACATGCTATCATTCTGGCAATCTCATTAGGATTGAAATCCTTCCCCAGCCGAGCATCCACTAACTCTTCGTAGTTACCATCCTCAAGTGCTCGCATCAGCAGGGGTCTTGCCTGGAAATGGTCAGATATGTTACTCACTGACAACATATGTTCAACAGAAGGCAAGATCGCCTCAAAGGACAAAAGGGAATGAAGTATATAAACTGGCTACAGTTAAAAAGACGcgcatagaccattgctttgtcaAAAATGGCTCAATGATCAATATAGTTTCATGAATTTATTAACATATAATGCTCAAAACTAACAATAAAAGTTACTTCTTGAAGACCATGACAAATCAGAGTTAAAATAATGTAAGATTCATTTGAACATAAGTACGCACATAAGAACAAGTGCTCAGGTAGAGCTTTATATaaaaacaaaggtgtaaaaatgaTCATATAACCCGAAAAAGGTACCTTATTGACATGGAtacaaaaaaaactaaaatacTTTTCTGATTTATCTAATCAAAGTATCATGAGTAACACAAATAAGCTATTACGAAACTTACCCAGTCAACCAAGCTGTCATCCATATACGTCTGGTTTGAATCAACAGGCCGACGCCCAGTTATCAGCTCAAGAAGCATCACTCCAAAAGAGAAGACGTCTGACTTCTCAGTGAGCTTGCCAGAAGACGCATATTCTGGTGCTAGATACCTAATGCCATGAAAATAGGTCTCAGCAGTCAGCATACAATAATTACTACTGTAACAAAGGAAAAAAATGTTGATCTAACAATGTTCCTAGCTAAAATgctgaaacaatgtaaatgatgcAAAATTATTGCATAAAAAAATTTAGGCGTATCAAGCTAGTCGGAATAGAGTCAATGGTGTCCACATGCTCTTGAAAATTTCAATCATGGCGTTGGGCATATATGCAGCATGTGTACTTGACATATAACACGAAAATAAAGTGGCACAGTAAAAATTTAGGCTAATGCATACCCAAAAGTGCCCATTACTCTTGTCGAAACATGAGTGTTGTTCTCAGAAGTGAATTTCGCTAGACCAAAATCCGCAACCTGCACAGAGGATTACAATTAGTTCCAACTATGGAAAATTTTGATTAAGAGTTTTCAAGTTAGGTAAACTTTAAGTCGGTATCTACAAATCCACATCAATAAACAACTTAAGATGGCATTTCAAGTTTCAAATGGTAAGTACACAAATATAATTGCACCACATGTTTACTGCAAAAGGTGGTAAATGCTAAATTAAGTAAATGGTTACAGAAATGATATTTAACTTGTACATAGGAATGCCACAATAGGAAGGAAGCAGAAATGGATAGTAGGTTTTTTTAAACCTACCTTAGCTTCAAATTTGAAGTCAAGAAGAATGTTTGATGACTTTATATCACGATGTATGATCTTAGGATGGCCTGTAAATTATGGAAACAAACATTATTATATGTAAACTCATAAAGGGAAGGTACTCATGGATGTAAACTCACAGTCTTCATGAATATATGCTAAACCCTTGGCAGCACCAAGAGCAATCCTTAGTCTTATGGGCCACTCCAACACTGGACGGCCTTTTCCTGTGGAAGGTGAAAATCAGTCTTAACGATCGGCCACGGAACATAGGATGCATATGGCATATCAATTAGCATGTATCATAAAAGCATCAACGGTCAACAAAATTGTCGGAGATACAAAACTTAGTCCATGAACTTAACAACATAAGAAGGCATTTTACTGTGTGTTGTCatttcaatcaaatacgaagcaaagTAACTTCAGCAAAATTGACTAGTGGAACTGAAACTTTTGAAGGGCTTTGATTCTACTTCGTTCTTTCCCCATACGATATATTAAGTTTCCATCATGATTTTACAAGCTACTAGTTACCATGGTAAGAAGAACAAGCCAGGAACAAATCAAACAGTTTCAGCTGTTCTCTAGTTTTAGCTTTAAAGTCAAAGGAGCTTTGTGAACATGATATATCCTAAAGTTTTCCATGATATCAGAGACAAAAAAGCAGACAATCAAACATGGAAAACAATGAATGAAGAAGATAGAATAAATGAGACAACAAGGCATACCATGTAAGTGGAATTCCAACGTGTTATTGGTGACAAACTCGTAGACAAGCAATCTCTTTCCTCCCGAGATGCAGTAACCAACCAGAGACACAAGGTGCTTGTGATGAACTCTGCTGATAATCTCGACCTCCGCCTGGAACTCGCGCTCTCCCTGGCCACTTCCAAGTTTCAATTGCTTCACAGCAATCTCTTTGCCGCTAGGCAGCACCCCTTTGTGAACATACCCGAAACCGCCTTGCCCGAGGAGATTAGCATCGGAGAACCCATCCGTCGCCCTCACCAGCTCTTCGTAAGTGAACGTGCTCTTCGAGCTGGAGAAGTTGAGGCCAGTGCCTGGGGACGGCGGAGGCAGGATCTCGCCACCCGAGTAGTTTGAACCTGATCCGCCGCTGCTGTTCATCATCGGGGGTGGAGGCGGCGTCGGCGTCTGCGGAGGACGGTTGGCGTATGCTGGAGGAGGTGACGGCTGCATCTTGATCACGTGAtcaggcggaggaggagggggggCGTTTTGCTGCCAGCTCTGGTATTGTCCTCCATAATGATCCTCTGCAGTAAGACGAGAAGATTGCTAAGAAATGTGTTCCCCATTTTGCTTATAGGATTTCCGGATGCAACATATAAAATGACTTCTTGTCCTATCATCAGATGAATGAAAGGTTGGAGAAAATAAATGGCGACAGCACGACGCAGACAAGTGTGATGATGCCAGCATGCAATCATGTAGTTAACGCTACCAAGTAGCAGTAGATAGCCTATTTATTTTGAATGTGAGAAAAACACATGCTCCCAAGATAAGTGGTGACAATTGACAGGCATTAGTCGTAGTAAGTAAAACTTGAGCTGCAGCACTAGGTAACTTGAAATTATCGAGTGTTTTGTGAGCCCGTGAGGCACACGTCATCAAGAAACACGGCACATGCAGGTAGCATGCCTAACCCGTGCCTAAGCGCAGAAGAATCGGGGCCGAATTGCCGAGAATTCCAGCGGACGGGACCGCGACTAGCTTGCATCACACGACGCCCGCACGccacagatctagatctagacagCGACAGCTAGTACTAGCAGCACTGGGAGGTGCAACGGGACACTACCTTTGTactgcggcggaggcggcggcgggtatCCGTAGTGCGGCGGCGGTGGCTGGCGGCGTCGCTTCTTCCGGAGGCAGCAGAGGCAGATGAAggtggcgaggaggaggagcacgaAGCCGCCGAcggcgacgccgacgacgagTGACGTGGAGACGCTCGACCCGCCGCTGTTGCTGGACGGGGAGGGCGACTTCGGGGGCGCGGTGGAGTGGGTCGGCGCAGGCGGCGACCTTCCCCCGCCGTAGGACGGCGGGGACCTCCCGGCTGATGAGGGTGGGGAGGGCGTGTCGGAGGGAGGGGCGGGTGTGGCGGGCGCGTCCCCGCTGGGCGGCGAGGGGGAGGGCGCGGACGGGGTGGCCGGTGCCGGGGGCGTGGAGGACGGCGCGGGAGGGGAGGCGGAGGGGACTGCGGGCGGCGGGGCGGAGGCGGGCGCCGGCGGGGACGGGGCGGGGATCGCGGGAGGAGGAGCGGACGGAGTGGCGGGTGTGGCTGGGGGTGGCGCGGTGGCGTTGGCGGGGGGTGATGGTGGGGAAGTCGGGGCCGGCGCGGCTGTCGGCGACGGCGTCGACATCGGCCGCGCGGGTGGCGGCCGGCGCTGCGGAGCTAGGGTTGGTTGGTCCGGCCGGCCTCTTGCTTAGCGGTGAAGAATTGGGACGCTCGCTCCCGGTTTGAGATGGCGAGATCGGAGAAGGAAGAAAAGGTGAAGTCAGTAGTAGCAGGCAGCCGCAGTAGCCAGCGAGCAGTAGGGATGATAAAGAAGGCGATTGGAaattgggagagagatggcgagcTCGCTCGGAAAGGGCGCGTTTGACAGCGGGGACGTGGTGGGGCCAGCCACCAGACCAGATGCGCGGCTCGACAGCGTCCGGCGGGACGCGGGAGCGGGGAGAACGTCCGACGTAATTTCACTGACATGTGAGCCGGCCTGTTATCCTAGGCCAGGTTGTCAGTGGCTCGTGTGAGGTGCACCGTTCGTCGCATGGGGagttttttaaaattttcttaTCTCCACCGCGTCGCTTTTTAGATAAACGCTTTTCACGCGAGCCCCTGGAGAGAGAATGCGTGATTAGCTACTACTACAGAGTTTTACCGCGGTTTGTACCATGTTTTGCCGGTGGTTTACGCGTGGGCCCCGATTGCCAGCGTCGGGATCTTTTCGACGCTCATCCCGTTTCCAACCAACTTTCAGTATAGATAGAGTCAAATACGGTGACGCCATTTTCGAATGTGACGCGGTCAGGTCAGGTGCAGTCGGGTTGCGACCTGGATCAGGGGACCCGGCGGTCAGTGAGAGTGCACGCGCAGGTTGCTCCATTTGTTGGCCGTCCCCGTCGTACAGTACATGGCTACATGTGTCCCATTCGCTTGCCGCGGTGCTGCGCTGGGTTGGCCGTCCCCTTCACTTGCCGCGGTGCTCTGTTTCAAAAGGAGAGAACGTGGCGGGGCCGGCACTACGTAGCGGGCCCGCGGCCCAGAGGCGTGATTGGCGGCCGCCACAACATAGGTAAAATTATTGTAGGTTTCGAAAAAGAGTAGGGCTACGAGTGATGATTCATCGCCGCAACCTTTGATCGGTGCTGCCGTCCTGCTTCTTCGCTTTCCACGGTGCTGCCCAAGTGCCGATGGTTTTGGAGCGCAACGGAGCCGAGTGCCCCAGTTTCCTACGCAGACGTGAGTGCACGTGGGATGACTCGTGGTTGACATTCGTAATTCGTTGGATTGTTGTAGGTGGAGTGTTCGCTTCATACTCTCAGTTTATAGCTGCCTACCATTTTTTTTAAACACAGTACAAAGGTAGATGATCATATACATATGTATACACTTAccgctatgaacgcacacacgcacactttACCCCTATGAGTACCTCCGAAAGACTGAGCCGAcgggttggatcttgaaattgacgaagtcaccatagGCGTCTCGCTAAATAAATATTTCGccttttatgagacacacagatgtcaaacgtggggtttgaactctggtaggctgggatacaaccatcctcctaaccacccaacctcaggttgattCTCTGCAGCTGCTTGTGTCACGATCAAAATATTGTGTTGTTAAACTCGCGATCAAAGGGTTGTGACTGCTCCAGAACCATAAGCATTACTTGTCGCGGCGTACAACTTAGCAAAGGCTCAAACAACTTAAAAGCCCTGCTCGAGAAACTTGCAAAGGGGTCGGCCTCCCACTGGCATGCCGAGATGATAGATCAAACAGCTAGGCCTTGAACACAATTACTTGCCACCATCGATGCGTGAATCATTCTTACCTCGCTTGACATCTAGCTCAGCCCTTCCTTGTCACGGATCTTGGAGTTTTGGCTCCATAGCAATAACAAGTAGCCCTTCCTTGTCGTTCGACTTAGAGTTTTGCGAGTTTTCCTGCTCATGCGTTGGTTCTTAATTTGGGGTCTTAGCACGGCGACTCTTCATTGGTCTACTACAACAACCTCTAGTACGATAAGCTTTgctcggctccggtgatggaggtgCGAGGACAGCGGCGCGCCTTTGGCTCGTGCTGGTGTCTATAGCCATTGTCGGGTGGTCTATAGACCTATTTGTAATCTTTACTACTTTTTTGGCTTTTTTGTACTGCTATGGATGATTATCAATAGATGGTTGAATTTTTCGCAAAGAAAATAGATTGGGCCAGGAAAAGAGTCCAAAGCAATCTACGTGGTTGCCCTAGGAATAACTGCGTGGAACTGAGTAGAGTTCATTGGGTACCAGTTACACCTGAACAATTGGCACAACACACTCCACGAGAACTTTGCCGTAGAACATGCTAAAAAGATATGTAATGCGTCCTCTCGTGCACAACAAAGCGAGCACAAGCGTTAGATGGGTCATTGCGAATGGAGACCTATGGCTCGAGGGAAGTCTGTTGAAAAGCAATTGGCAAGAAAAGATTTTGATTTTGAGCAGAACTTTGGTAGCCTAGATATCCTTGAAGGAAGCAACTCTCATCCATTGCGGCAATTTTGATACATGGAGTGTACCGAGTATGAGCCTAAAGTTTCAAGGTGCCAAGATATTATGTCTCTGCCATCACGAAGGGAAACGCTACCCACCAACGCTTCCAACTCTTGCCATTGAGCCATGCCAGTAGTGTTAAGGGACATACGAAGGTGAAT
This Lolium perenne isolate Kyuss_39 chromosome 1, Kyuss_2.0, whole genome shotgun sequence DNA region includes the following protein-coding sequences:
- the LOC127296432 gene encoding proline-rich receptor-like protein kinase PERK15, translated to MSTPSPTAAPAPTSPPSPPANATAPPPATPATPSAPPPAIPAPSPPAPASAPPPAVPSASPPAPSSTPPAPATPSAPSPSPPSGDAPATPAPPSDTPSPPSSAGRSPPSYGGGRSPPAPTHSTAPPKSPSPSSNSGGSSVSTSLVVGVAVGGFVLLLLATFICLCCLRKKRRRQPPPPHYGYPPPPPPQYKEDHYGGQYQSWQQNAPPPPPPDHVIKMQPSPPPAYANRPPQTPTPPPPPMMNSSGGSGSNYSGGEILPPPSPGTGLNFSSSKSTFTYEELVRATDGFSDANLLGQGGFGYVHKGVLPSGKEIAVKQLKLGSGQGEREFQAEVEIISRVHHKHLVSLVGYCISGGKRLLVYEFVTNNTLEFHLHGKGRPVLEWPIRLRIALGAAKGLAYIHEDCHPKIIHRDIKSSNILLDFKFEAKVADFGLAKFTSENNTHVSTRVMGTFGYLAPEYASSGKLTEKSDVFSFGVMLLELITGRRPVDSNQTYMDDSLVDWARPLLMRALEDGNYEELVDARLGKDFNPNEIARMIACAAACVRHSARRRPRMSQVVRALEGDVSLEDLNEGVRPGHSRFFGSYSSSDYDSGQYNEDMKKFKKMAFTTNDYTSSQYSAPTSEYGQVASASSSEGQQTQEIETGMVKRTGHSGYSSGYSGPS